The following is a genomic window from Scleropages formosus chromosome 11, fSclFor1.1, whole genome shotgun sequence.
acAGGAGAAGTCGTGCCCCATGTGTTGATTAGCAGACTTTTGTCTTTTATATTGACTGAAATGAGTAATTTCAGCAAGGACACATAGGctccttaatttttttgtaagtttttaAACAGTTCAATATAGTAATTACTGCctgttttaatgtcagttttttcCCGGAATGCACTTCTTGGTATGATTCCAACAATTTTTACCCAACGCTGGACCCAGTTTTCTCGTATATGACTGAAAGAACATCACTCTGTTCATCAGCAGAATGGAAAATTAATCATCGTGGCAGGTAGTTTACAGAAAAGTGCTCCTGAACTTTGCAAAGTACGAGTTACATCAGTCATTCCCAGTTTCAGTGCGttaaaacactgcagtgttttttgtgGAGCGTACAGATGTTCCTAGCTGTTTGGCCCTAGTTCCAACTGTAACATAATTCATGTGTACGTTTGTCTGTGGCAGAGTACTCCTTGGAAGACTCGGACCTCGAAGGCCTCAGTGACATCACTGTAAGCTCAGTCCACACCAGTGACTTGTCGTCCTTTGAGGAGGAAAGCGATGAGGAGCCGCAACTGTCTGACACCACGGAGGAAGGAGAGATCACCTCTGAGGGTGTGTGCAGTTCTCACTCTGCCTCTCTCATCCTTCTagactgtgtctgtgtagaGCTAGAGCCAAGTCAATTATTCATGCTAAATTTACCACAGAGGCTCTCAAATgggcaatttattttaaaaatattttcagtgggATGACTGGAGGAACCACttattttgtcattgttttatcTCTGCCGTgtacagatgagaagatagaagaCAAGAAGGCTGCCTCGGACAATGCAGAGAACAGGGAGCGCAAGCCCCGAATGGGTCGGCAGGCTTACGTTCACAAACCCTTCCTGTACTCCCGCTACTATAGTGACTCCGATGATGAGGTTACTGTAGAACAGCGTCGTCGTAATGCTGTAAGTCGGACCTGCCGCCACCCATTGCGTTCTTTAGAATCTCCACGAGGGTGTGGTTTAATACAAAGGTACTCCGGCACTGTGTTCTATCCCAGGCCAAGGATAAGGAGGAGAGACtactgaagagacagcagaacaGAGAGAGACTGGAGGAGAAGCGCCGACAGAAGGCCAGCCAGCAGGAAGACAACGGTAACTTTAGTTTTCACTTGAAAACTTTatgctttgcatttattctACATCTAACTTGCTGTGTACCTTTAGCTTACTGTATACTTCGTTCCTGTATCCATCTCTGCTCTTTGTACCTTTCATCTGTTGTGCAGTTTTAATCACTTCACTTAACATTTCTTTACTGTACACCTTACACTTGTCTTTTAAGTTCAGTACCCAGTTCGATTCTGTTTCTTTGCGTAAGTTACATGTTTCACTGTGATTCACTTCCTAATGTTTTGTCCTTTTCCTTGGTTTTAATCATGTTAGTCCTCAGATGGTGGTGCATTACATGTTGAAAGCAGGTTATTTATGTCAGTACTGCTTGAATAGTTTGAGTTCTTTTTACTTAGCTGAAAGAAAGGAGACAGCTTCTGCAAGCTCAGAGTTCCAAGGCCCATCTTGCAAGGAGGCACGTAAGGAGAAGAAGGTCTTGGAGAAGATGGTAGCCATCagcaggaaaaggaagaaacacTCTAGGTTAGTGAGTATGAGCATGTGTTCTGCATGCGGTGGAAAGGATGCATACGTGAGTTTATAAAGggatgtggaaaaacaaagtgcACTCCTTCCTTTCTGTGGTTTTGTATCACAATATAAAATTAAGTCTTCATCAgctgcaccctggatgggatgccagtcaaaGAAACCTaactgaatttatattttatttattcgaACCAAAAGTTTACATACagaagccatgtgtgaaaaGTGTACCCTTAGTGCTTTCATGTCAGGGTAATTGCAGCCAAGTGCTGCTAATTATGTGCACCTCACATATTGCTGTTGAGTGTATATAAAAGCAGTCGCATTCATAGGTCAGGAGTATTGGGGTTTAACACAGCATGCCACAGACATGATGATATCTGAAAGGCAAATGTTGCTGCTAGCGAATGTGGAGTACATTGTTATTTTCTTCAGGAAGAACAAGGTCTCCACATAAATTCGTCTCGATGTCAGACTATGTGATGCTCGTAGAAGTTACTTGTGCTGACGATTTGGGACTGTTTTGTAGACCCAGGACCTGGATGCTTCACCGTCAATGAGTCTAGCATGAATACCAGTGTTTTCATGTAACTGATGTGAGACCATCTGTCTGACAGCTAAAGCTTACCCAAAAATGGATCATGGAACATTAATCCTGGAGCCAGCAATAAATCTATTGAGGaactgcagaaaaagaaaatatttaggGTTTTGGAATGGTCAAGTCAAAATCCAGATCTCAGCAAATTATGGGGTgcactttttactttttccatccATGGCCTCTGTATATTGATATTAGGATAAACTACAATTTGTCATATCTTTGTCACATGATATGTATCTACTGTTATGGCTTGTCTTGGGCTACGTGAGGGTTATTTTAGTCCTAATATCTAAGACTACGCAATTGAAAAAGGGTGATTTCTTCCGCATCACTGCAAGTTTGTGGCGTGTGCTTGTATTGTGTGTACGTTTTTtgtaaagagaaaaatgtgtgtctgtgtgtgtttggttctctgtatatacagtaccCTTTTGGCCACTGTATTTACTCCATTGTAACCAAATAATTGTTTTATAGGCAAGAGGAAGAAACTGGcaacaagaagaaaggagaCATGTCAGAGGAGTCCTTAAAGAAATCTGATGCAAGTTGTATACCTTTTCcatgaatttgtttttgtatttattctgtgtgtagaaagattcaaagtaaaaacactTAAATGTTAGTATTTCTAATGTCTCACTTTGCCTTTGAGACATTTGAAGAGAGGTTATTTACTGTCAGAATCATATATTCagtcttaatttaaaaatatgttcaaaacTCTTATGTGACGTACTGTATGTGTTATGTTATGAAGCTTATACTGATATGTGACAGTGGGGTGACtggctttttgttttgtggGTGTTTATGCTAATGCAGGAATTGAAATCAGGTTCCTTAAAGCTTCCTCATCCGAGGTCTGCTAGGAGAATCTCTGAGTCCACCATATCAGAGGAGAGCCAAAGAAGGAAGAGCATTGGGGATAGCCCTGCAACAGTTTCCAATGAGCCTCGAGACCCAAAAAAGCTGTCGGACCGGAGCAAGACCCACTCGTTCATCCTAGACCTGGAGCAGGGGTCTGAGGAGCTACTTCGACACAGAGCTGGGAGTAAATTTGACAGAATCCCTCGCAAAGAGCAAGGGGAAGCCCCCAAACATGttaaagagagggagagggttGAGAAGGAGCGAAGCCTCTCGGATGAACGTGGTAAGTCCAAACAGAAGACCGAGAAGATTGCAGGAGTAAGTCGGACCAATAGTGAAGCTAGCGCGGATGAGAATTGGCAGAAAGATGGCACTCTTATGGCAAAggtagctgcagaggagaagacaGAGAAGAAGAGTAAGACTAAAGATCGGCGGATCTCTTCATTAGGTAAAGAGGGAGGTGCCCAAGAAGAAGGCTCTCAGAAAGACAGCACCAAGAAAATGAAGGTCCCATCTTCATCAGACGCATTGAAAATGGAGAGGGTCAAGGTGGAGAAGGCTCCTTTGGTGAAGAGTGATGCCAAGCTTCCCTTCAGTCTGGATTCCACAGGCTCTTCTGAGGATAAGTCTGATATTGAGCCTGGATGTGAGAGTGGGAAGAAGAAGGACAGGTATCCTAAGGAGATGATAAAGAGGTCCAAAAGCTACTCTGAGGAAAAACATGTGGACAAGCCCAGGTCAAAATTGGAGACTAAGGATGTGAAGCCTGGTGAGAAAGATGCTGAACGTAAACCCAAACCGGATCATGCTGTCACAGAGCATGTGAAGCCTGAGAAGCCCAGCTCTGACACAGATCTTGATCGGAAGTCCAGGGATGTGGAATGTGGCTCAaaggttaaagctgctgcagtAGATAAATCCAGATCTAAATCCAGAGAGGATTCCAAAATGCAGGCTGGGTCCAAGGTGGAAAAGAAGACTATATTTCATGAAAACAAGAGCAAAGCAACCAAACCTGTAAGTAGACCAAACTTAGctaaagagagaaagaaagaagaaggtgTTAAGGAAGACAGCAAGACTTTTGAGGAAAACTTGCATGACAAAGTGAAAGCAGGAAAAGACTCCAAGAGGCTGTCAGAAAAGCTAAGCAAAGATATAGAAACTGTAGTTATGACCCAGAGTGAGAGGAAAAAGGGATCAAGAAGTGAAGAGCTGTCCCCTGgttcctctctctccccttctgCTCAAGAAATTTTGGAACCTGTCTCCAAGAAGCTTGACTCTGAGGAGGATAGAATAGACTCTGAGACAGTGAGAGCCACTGGCCATGTGACCATCATGGATGACACCTTGGATGCCTTGAGTGACATAACTCCTGAACCTGAAGATGAAGAGACCTCAAGACAGGTTGATGAGGACTTAGCCTTTCGGGCAGCGTTGGAAGCAAACCGCCCACTGAGCCCCCTAGAAGGAGCATCAAGCAATGACATGGTCAACCAAGGAGGAAAATGTGTCCCTGGGTTAGTTCAACGGGAGGAAGTCCAGGAAGCTCCTCTAGTAGTGTCAAATGTTGATACCATGTCTCCCAACAGTGAGGTGGAACAAAAATTTCCATCTGTAACATCCCTCCAGGAGGCAGACTTGAAGAGGCAGGAAGCAGCTTTGACCTTATTATCCATGGACCCTGACATGACAGTTGTTCAGAACGTTGCTGTTATTCGCCAGTTTTTTCCAGTGGAGGCTGTATTGCCTGAATCAGAACTGCAAACATCTAGTCCATCAGAAGCTCTCGGGGATTTGGTCCCCAAGGTTGAAGATCGGAGCATAACAGCTGTTCAGCCAATGGATGTGCAGTCTTCAGAGCCATCATGTGGCATTTTCAAGGATGGACAGTCTGGTTTCCAAGGTATGTTAACTCTGTTTCATGTAGCTATTAGTACTTTGGCTATAGAAAGTTTTACCTCCTGAGTAACAAACATTTTGCTTCAGTTTTGGTAGGTGACCAAGGAGTCAGTGTCTCAATGGATGGAAAGTCCACTATGATGCAGGAGGTAAACTTTCTTACATGAAATTGCACTATCGCACTATAGTCAAGGTGTCAAACTTACCCATAATAACGTACATAATTCCAtgttgtgacaggaggacaagtCTGTTGTTAgtgagaaaaaggagaaacCAAGAAAATTTGAAGGTGTCATTGAAGCAAAACGAAATGCCTATCTGTCGGCTGACATAACAGGTACAATATTTGTGTTCTTGCATCAGAGATGAATGCAAGCACcattaatgcatttacattatatgACTGTCAGCTATCTATTTTCTACCCCTTTTCTAGAGGGCATGTCTTTAAGCCAAGGCCTTGAACCTGTTCATGGAGcaacttcaaaaaaagaaatggaggTTATGAAAGCTATTTCTGCAAACAAAGACCTGGAGCTTGCAGAAGAAGCATCTTCGGGTCAAGGTATGGAGTGTGCCGAGAGCAAAGCTTCTGATGAAGGCCTGCAGGGTGCTGAAAGCAAGGCTTCTGGTGAAGGTCTGGAGTGTGCCAAAAACGAGACTTCTGGTGAAGGCTTTGTGTCTGCCGAGAGCAGGGCTTCTGGCGAAGGCCTAGAATGTGCCGAAAGCAAGTCTTCTGATCAAGCCCTAGAGTCTGCCGGGAGCAAGGCTTCTGGCGAAGGCCTAGTGTCTGCTGAGAGCAAGTCTTCTGATCAAGCCCTAGAGTCTGCCGGGAGCAAGGCTTCTGGCGAAGGCCTAGTGTCTGCTGAGAACAAGTCTTCTGATCAAGCCCTAGAGTCTGCCGAAAGCAAGTCTTCTGGCGAAGGCCCCGAGGGTGCCGAGAGCAAGGCTTCTGGCGAAGGCCCCGAGGGTGCCGAGAGCAAGGCTTCCGAGAGCAAGGCTTCTGGCGAAGGCCCCGAGGGTGCCGAGAGCAAGGCTTCTGGCGAAGGCCCCGAGGGTGCCGAGAGCAAGGCTTCCGAGAGCAAGGCTTCTGGCGAAGCCCCCGAGCGTGCCGAGAGCAAGGCTTCCGAGAGCAAGGCTTCTGGCGAAGCCCCCGAGCGTGCCGAGAGCAAGGCTTCTGGCGAAGCCCCCGAGCGTGCCGAGAGCAAGGCTTCTGGCGAAGCCCCCGAGCGTGCCGAGAGCAAGGCTTCTGGCGAAGGCCCCGAGCGTGCCGAGAGCAAGGCTTCTGGCGAAGGCCCCGAGCGTGCCGAGAGCAAGGCTTCTGGCGAAGGCCCCGAGCGTGCCGAGAGCAAATCATCTGATCAAGACCTGCAGTCTCCCAGTGCTGAGTCTTTGAAACAGGCACCGGAGTCCATCGACATTGAGTGTTCTCAAAAAGAACTGAAGTCTGCCGATGTGTCTTTACAACCGGAATCAGAGTCTCCTGCTTTTCTGTCTTCCAAACAAGAATTGGAATCTGGATTAGCATCATCCAAAGAGGGACCACAACCAGCTACTGTAATATCTTCAGAACTCGGATTGGATTCGACTGTCAAGTCTTCAGAACTGGGACCAGAGTCTGTCTGTGTTGCATCTTCTGACCAGGAAAATGTGGTGTCCCTGAAAGTATCTGCTGCTCAGAAGTCAACTAAAGGCATATCTTCCAGTCATGGTGTTCTATCTGTTGATGGCACCAGTGCAAGCCCAAATGTTGATTCTGCTGATAGAACAGTTTCAAATGAAGACATTGACTCTCGGGACAGGTCTGAAGTGAGTATAGTTATaaggtcaatttttttttctaatgtgaCTCAGCACAACTTTTATTTTAAGTATCATTCATCTCGAGTTGTCACTACTTAACCATTCACTAATTCAGTCATGACTTTATTGCACATTTCTGCTAAAATATATTGTCTTAGGAAAGCTTTGTTTagtttatccatccatttttgtAACCATTTCTTGAGGGtcatccagagcctattcctGAAGCATAGGGCATAAAATAGACTGTTGGGGTGTAcaccatcacagggcagtcacatATTCACCTACAACGGGCAattcagtcaccagttcacctgaaacacatctttgaactcTGATTAAACTgaagcacccaggggaaacccctgcaaacatgagaacatgcaagtgctacacagactgaactagATTTTAACCCATGTCCAAACTCACCACCCAGGAGCTCCGAGGCACCAACTATACTTGCTGCTTTGTGTTgccattatttaaaatggctgacaaccaacaaaataaattaaaagtaaagatctttgcttttttttttttttttttaaaatattgcattttacaGTGGTTGATTTTTAAGTGTGGGTTGTGATGGGAAGTCACATGACAAGTCTTGGTGTGGTCTTTTATGCAGGGTGAAGaggatggaggaagaggaggggggcACTCTAAGCTGACATCTGTATCTCTCTTAGAAAGTGGTGAGAGCATGCCTTGTACGCTTGCTGCTAACTCACTGACCACACAAGTGTTCAGTTCTGGGAACTGGAAAAAGGTTTCTCTGTGTGACTCCATTTATACaccctagtttttttttttctcttttttttctttttttttcttgctgtgaaAAATCCACTATTTTCTGTCTCTGCTCAATTTGGAGTTTGAACTAACAAATTAGTTCAAACCTCAGCTCCTTGCTCTACAGCTGTGATCCAGTGACCTTAAGTTTCACAACCCAGTGTTGCCCTTTCCTCAGAATGTCTGCTGCCTTTCGCCTTTTCTGCAGGTGATGTGTCAGCAGCCACAGAGGAGATGAAGGAAGATGATCAAAGCAAAGAAGAGGCTAAAAATCTTTCTGAAACATATATTGGGGACAGTGAGGAAATTCATATCACTAAAGGTACTGTTATTACACTCTGTGATCCCACAGTCTCTAAACAAAATTAGAGACTGTGATTAATTTCTCCAAAACTTCAGGAGGCAAGTAATTTAGAATTAGGTAGAGAATTTATCCAAAACGTGTGAATCATGTTCAAGGTGAATCCTGATAAGCACATGTGTGTTCtaagtaaatgttttattcagctactcGTGTTaggaacattggttcatgtggtggaaagaaacaaactaactgcacttaagaatcacgggTCTGCATCTtagtgtctctttctgccagTGTAACgtacacattatattttctatgacatctaagttgctttggagaaaaacatctgctaaacaagtacatgtaaatgtcagatTGAAGCAAAGCAGTTGTACACAAAGAATGACTTCTGATGCCTGTGTCTTTGCCCAGAAGAGAAACATccagaaactgaaaagaaaaacaagcaggTGAGGGTCTGCTTCTGTAATCATTCTTTTTGTCAATTTCATTGGACCTGGCCTacaaatttgcattttgacaCACACCTCTCAAGATTTCAATCTACTCTTTCTTACATCTGTGAGGAAAGCATTTTtgactgccttttttttttttttccacctgtgTTCTCTCTACTACTTCCAAAGATTTAGAATcggaacagaacagaacaagctttattgccaagtatgttaaGGTCTGATCTTGTAATAGTATGTTACCTGACCATATCAAAGGctctattaaaaacaaatgctcTTGGGTGGTAAAGCAAGAAAGTGATTGCAGGGACATAATTACAAATTCCAGTTCCTTAACACCAAAAATTGTCTTCCGTCTAAAGGAAGATCAACTGGAGCAGCCCCAACAAGTTAAAGAGACTCGCCGAGGCCGGCCACCCAAAATTGTTAAACAAGCCAGTAAGCGTGCACTTCTCTGTTTTCCCAGTCTGTTTGTCACACCATTTCCATGAATGGTTTTTCATAGGAGAGTTACCTGTATGGCTTGGATTTTTTGTATTATAGGTAGCACTTCAAAGTCAGACGtgcaggaagaggagaagggatCAGAGCCATCAGGGACAGTGAGGATCTCTTCTTCCCTTGGTCATTATTCATATGGGTCAAAGGTGCAGCCAAACTAATCCCATTCCCATGAAATTCTGTGATTAGGAGGACAGGCCAGAGGGGAGAGTGACTCGCAAGGGCAGACAGGCCAGTCAGAAATCAGCAGCAAGTAAGGATGCAAGTATGTGACTTTTTTTCGCCTTAATCTTGATGAGCTCAGGTGGTAAATATGACATTGTCTA
Proteins encoded in this region:
- the bod1l1 gene encoding biorientation of chromosomes in cell division protein 1-like 1 isoform X4; translation: MAGLPPGDPQLVSMIVSHLKTQGLFDQFRRDCLADVDTKPAYLNLRQRVDNFVSNHLSNHTWSPHLNKNQLRNNIRQLVLQSGMLEQGVDRIVAQVVDPKIHHTFRPQVEKVVREFLSPGQVADEALVCPAQTEEKQDQNILTPGPSIALATSVASDAMSILDTITSLNQGANSWITGDKPGDKSSRRPGVQWTANGGLERDQAPEELLQEEESGEQDMSLVEEEEESAGQVQEEKPGLAVQEMECETDKASQQTEEGGIVGEVEQKGEEHVDGEEPKEPEGETMELKAVEGKDKASDKVAKKVKEEASARDGETPSEKHRIRQKARERLKEEYSLEDSDLEGLSDITVSSVHTSDLSSFEEESDEEPQLSDTTEEGEITSEDEKIEDKKAASDNAENRERKPRMGRQAYVHKPFLYSRYYSDSDDEVTVEQRRRNAAKDKEERLLKRQQNRERLEEKRRQKASQQEDNAERKETASASSEFQGPSCKEARKEKKVLEKMVAISRKRKKHSRQEEETGNKKKGDMSEESLKKSDELKSGSLKLPHPRSARRISESTISEESQRRKSIGDSPATVSNEPRDPKKLSDRSKTHSFILDLEQGSEELLRHRAGSKFDRIPRKEQGEAPKHVKERERVEKERSLSDERGKSKQKTEKIAGVSRTNSEASADENWQKDGTLMAKVAAEEKTEKKSKTKDRRISSLGKEGGAQEEGSQKDSTKKMKVPSSSDALKMERVKVEKAPLVKSDAKLPFSLDSTGSSEDKSDIEPGCESGKKKDRYPKEMIKRSKSYSEEKHVDKPRSKLETKDVKPGEKDAERKPKPDHAVTEHVKPEKPSSDTDLDRKSRDVECGSKVKAAAVDKSRSKSREDSKMQAGSKVEKKTIFHENKSKATKPVSRPNLAKERKKEEGVKEDSKTFEENLHDKVKAGKDSKRLSEKLSKDIETVVMTQSERKKGSRSEELSPGSSLSPSAQEILEPVSKKLDSEEDRIDSETVRATGHVTIMDDTLDALSDITPEPEDEETSRQVDEDLAFRAALEANRPLSPLEGASSNDMVNQGGKCVPGLVQREEVQEAPLVVSNVDTMSPNSEVEQKFPSVTSLQEADLKRQEAALTLLSMDPDMTVVQNVAVIRQFFPVEAVLPESELQTSSPSEALGDLVPKVEDRSITAVQPMDVQSSEPSCGIFKDGQSGFQVLVGDQGVSVSMDGKSTMMQEEDKSVVSEKKEKPRKFEGVIEAKRNAYLSADITEGMSLSQGLEPVHGATSKKEMEVMKAISANKDLELAEEASSGQGMECAESKASDEGLQGAESKASGEGLECAKNETSGEGFVSAESRASGEGLECAESKSSDQALESAGSKASGEGLVSAESKSSDQALESAGSKASGEGLVSAENKSSDQALESAESKSSGEGPEGAESKASGEGPEGAESKASESKASGEGPEGAESKASGEGPEGAESKASESKASGEAPERAESKASESKASGEAPERAESKASGEAPERAESKASGEAPERAESKASGEGPERAESKASGEGPERAESKASGEGPERAESKSSDQDLQSPSAESLKQAPESIDIECSQKELKSADVSLQPESESPAFLSSKQELESGLASSKEGPQPATVISSELGLDSTVKSSELGPESVCVASSDQENVVSLKVSAAQKSTKGISSSHGVLSVDGTSASPNVDSADRTVSNEDIDSRDRSEGEEDGGRGGGHSKLTSVSLLESGDVSAATEEMKEDDQSKEEAKNLSETYIGDSEEIHITKEEKHPETEKKNKQEDQLEQPQQVKETRRGRPPKIVKQASSTSKSDVQEEEKGSEPSGTEDRPEGRVTRKGRQASQKSAASKDASKILSKESKSKDQSSEPSAEDGELEEVKETRARRGRPPKSASGKVQKEDRRGNVSADSGPRAESDEEGERLTESKVERSVKRMVSPLRKTRYSSQEPEEEGADSLEEESEKVAMLVQGGRCSNASKNNQVRRSDSEPEVSADTREEEEKSGTKRGGRRGRVGRPPGAGKVSSDSTPKDHSGEKDLGSSESKEPTHTRRPAVKRKRSGDILESGGEKGEDKSDGPGSHAAKVPREDSVSHSDDQEDGKDPSSAEKTDSDEVKEPLPEKKPGRRGRPPKAAAAAAAAAAAAAAAATVATEQSAKTPSEKKDGKAAEAEGERQQEGETEEEEDEEETRTRTTTRSASRLEAERKKPSKPSTRALTKLTGKEESPQTTRVGRGQGRKREGSPLTVRTRGGQKSEEPPAKRSKR